A window of Actinopolymorpha sp. NPDC004070 contains these coding sequences:
- the metH gene encoding methionine synthase, translating to MSNTSATFRQALRERVLVADGAMGTMLQAHDPTLEDFEGHDGCNEVLNITRPDIVRSVHEPYFEAGSDCVETNTFGANFAALSEYGIADRVHELSFAGARLAREVADAYSTPDRPRWVLGSMGPGTKLPSLGHVPYAVLRDAYQQNAAGLIEGGADALIVETSQDLLQTKAAILGAKRAIAKLGADVPVIASVTVETTGAMLLGSEIGAALTALEPLGVDVIGLNCATGPAEMSEHLRYLAQHSSTLLSCMPNAGLPELTSDGARYPLTPEELANAHESFVADYGLALVGGCCGTTPEHIRQVVERVGGRELAPRSPRREPGTSSLYQHVPFRQDTSYLAIGERTNANGSKAFREAMVAGRWEDCVDIARAQIRDGSHILDLCVDYVGRDGVADMREIASRLATASTLPIMLDSTEPPVLEAGLEAFGGRCAINSVNFEDGEGPESRFAQIMPLVREFGAAVVALTIDEEGQARTADKKLAIAERLIDTLTGQWGMNESDILVDCLTFTLATGQEDSRKDGIETIEAIRRLKQAHPDVQTVLGLSNISFGLNPAARQVLNSVFLHECVQAGLDAAIVHASKILPIARIPEEHREVALDLVYDRRREGYDPLTRLLELFAGVKTSDTKESRAQELAALPLGERLQRRIVDGEANGLEADLQEALDSGRPALEIVNDELLSGMKVVGELFGSGQMQLPFVLQSAEVMKTAVAYLEPHMEKTDDEGKGTIVLATVKGDVHDIGKNLVDIILSNNGYNVVNLGIKQPVNLILDAAEEHRADAIGMSGLLVKSTVIMKENLQEINSRGKADKWPVLLGGAALTRSYVEQDLAELYEGEVRYARDAFEGLRLMDAVMGVKRGVPGAELPALRKRRVSSAKVTETAPEDMPARSDVRTDNPVPTPPFWGDRVVKGIPLADYASMLDERALFLGQWGLKPGRGKDGPSYDELVETEGRPRLRALLDRVQTEGLLEAAVVYGYFPAVAKGDDLVVLGDGGDERCRFTFPRQKRDRHLCLSDFFRPEESGETDVVGFTVVTIGSRIGEETAKLFAGNHYREYLELHGLSVQLAEALAEYWHARIRAELGYAGDDDNADLQAMIHKLGYRGARFSLGYGACPDLEDRAKIVELLRPERIGVTLSEEFQLHPEQSTDAIVVHHPEAKYFNT from the coding sequence GTGAGCAACACCTCCGCCACTTTTCGTCAGGCGCTTCGTGAGCGCGTCCTCGTGGCGGACGGCGCGATGGGAACGATGTTGCAGGCCCACGACCCCACGCTGGAGGACTTCGAGGGTCACGACGGCTGCAACGAGGTCCTCAACATCACCCGGCCGGACATCGTGCGGTCGGTGCACGAGCCCTACTTCGAGGCCGGCTCGGACTGTGTCGAGACGAACACCTTCGGCGCCAACTTCGCCGCACTGAGTGAGTACGGCATCGCGGACCGCGTCCACGAGCTGTCCTTCGCCGGCGCCCGGCTGGCTCGCGAGGTAGCCGACGCCTACTCCACTCCCGACCGTCCCCGGTGGGTGCTGGGCTCGATGGGGCCGGGCACCAAGCTGCCCTCGCTCGGGCACGTGCCGTACGCCGTCCTGCGCGACGCGTACCAGCAGAACGCCGCCGGCCTGATCGAGGGCGGTGCCGACGCCCTCATCGTGGAGACCTCCCAGGACCTTCTGCAGACCAAGGCGGCGATCCTCGGCGCGAAGCGGGCCATCGCGAAGCTGGGCGCCGACGTGCCGGTCATCGCCTCGGTCACCGTGGAGACCACCGGCGCGATGCTGCTCGGATCGGAGATCGGTGCCGCGCTGACCGCGCTGGAGCCGCTCGGCGTCGACGTGATCGGGCTCAACTGCGCGACCGGTCCGGCGGAGATGAGCGAGCACCTGCGCTATCTCGCGCAGCACTCTTCCACCTTGTTGTCCTGCATGCCCAACGCCGGGCTGCCCGAGCTGACCTCCGACGGCGCGCGCTACCCGCTGACGCCGGAGGAGCTCGCCAACGCGCACGAGAGCTTCGTCGCCGACTACGGCCTGGCGCTGGTGGGTGGCTGCTGCGGCACCACTCCCGAGCACATCCGCCAGGTCGTCGAGCGGGTCGGCGGGCGGGAGCTCGCGCCTCGTTCGCCCCGCCGTGAGCCGGGCACGTCCAGCCTCTACCAGCACGTGCCGTTCCGGCAGGACACGTCGTACCTCGCCATCGGCGAACGCACCAACGCCAACGGCAGCAAGGCGTTCCGCGAGGCGATGGTCGCCGGCCGCTGGGAGGACTGTGTCGACATCGCCCGGGCACAGATCCGGGACGGCTCGCACATCCTCGACCTGTGTGTCGACTACGTCGGCCGCGATGGTGTCGCCGACATGCGCGAGATCGCGTCCCGGCTGGCCACCGCCTCCACGCTGCCGATCATGCTGGACTCCACCGAGCCGCCGGTGCTGGAGGCCGGGCTGGAGGCGTTCGGCGGCCGGTGCGCGATCAACTCCGTCAACTTCGAGGACGGCGAGGGACCGGAGAGCCGGTTCGCCCAGATCATGCCGCTGGTGCGTGAGTTCGGCGCCGCGGTGGTCGCGCTCACCATCGACGAGGAGGGCCAGGCGCGTACGGCGGACAAGAAGCTCGCCATCGCCGAGCGCCTCATCGACACCCTCACCGGACAGTGGGGGATGAACGAGTCCGACATCCTCGTCGACTGCCTGACGTTCACCCTCGCCACCGGGCAGGAGGACAGCCGCAAGGACGGCATCGAGACCATCGAGGCCATCCGCCGGCTGAAGCAGGCGCACCCCGACGTCCAGACGGTGCTGGGTCTGTCGAACATCTCCTTCGGCCTCAACCCCGCGGCCCGTCAGGTGCTCAACTCCGTCTTCCTGCACGAGTGCGTGCAGGCCGGCCTGGACGCCGCGATCGTGCACGCCAGCAAGATCCTGCCGATCGCCCGGATCCCGGAGGAGCACCGCGAGGTCGCCCTGGACCTGGTCTACGACCGCCGGCGGGAGGGCTACGACCCGCTGACGCGGCTGCTGGAGCTGTTCGCCGGGGTGAAGACGTCGGACACCAAGGAGAGCCGGGCGCAGGAGCTCGCGGCCCTTCCGCTGGGCGAACGCCTGCAGCGGCGCATCGTCGACGGCGAGGCGAACGGCCTGGAGGCCGACCTGCAGGAGGCACTGGACTCCGGCCGGCCCGCCCTGGAGATCGTCAACGACGAGTTGCTCTCCGGCATGAAGGTGGTCGGTGAGCTGTTCGGCAGCGGCCAGATGCAGCTGCCGTTCGTGCTGCAGTCGGCCGAGGTGATGAAGACCGCGGTCGCCTACCTCGAGCCGCACATGGAGAAGACCGACGACGAGGGCAAGGGCACGATCGTGCTGGCCACCGTCAAGGGCGACGTCCACGACATCGGCAAGAACCTCGTCGACATCATCCTTTCCAACAACGGCTACAACGTCGTCAACCTCGGCATCAAGCAGCCGGTCAACCTCATCCTGGACGCCGCCGAGGAACACCGCGCGGACGCGATCGGGATGTCCGGCCTGCTGGTCAAGAGCACCGTGATCATGAAGGAGAACCTCCAGGAGATCAACAGCCGTGGCAAGGCGGACAAGTGGCCCGTGCTGCTCGGTGGTGCGGCACTGACCCGCAGCTACGTCGAGCAGGACCTCGCCGAGCTGTACGAGGGGGAGGTCCGCTACGCCCGGGACGCCTTCGAGGGACTGCGGCTGATGGACGCCGTGATGGGGGTGAAGCGCGGCGTTCCCGGCGCCGAGCTGCCCGCGCTGCGCAAGCGGCGGGTGAGCTCGGCCAAGGTGACCGAGACCGCGCCGGAGGACATGCCCGCGCGTTCGGACGTACGCACCGACAACCCCGTGCCCACCCCGCCGTTCTGGGGTGACCGGGTGGTCAAGGGCATCCCGCTGGCCGACTACGCGTCGATGCTGGACGAGCGGGCGCTCTTCCTCGGCCAGTGGGGGCTCAAGCCCGGCCGCGGGAAGGACGGGCCGAGCTACGACGAGCTCGTGGAGACCGAGGGACGGCCGCGGCTTCGTGCCCTGCTGGACCGCGTACAGACGGAGGGGCTGCTGGAGGCCGCGGTGGTCTACGGCTACTTCCCCGCGGTGGCCAAGGGCGACGACCTGGTGGTGCTCGGTGACGGCGGCGACGAACGCTGCCGGTTCACGTTCCCCCGGCAGAAGCGCGACCGGCACCTGTGCCTGTCGGACTTCTTCCGGCCCGAGGAGTCGGGGGAGACCGACGTCGTCGGCTTCACCGTGGTGACCATCGGCTCGCGGATCGGCGAGGAGACGGCGAAGCTGTTCGCCGGCAACCACTACCGCGAGTACCTCGAGCTGCACGGCCTGTCGGTGCAGCTGGCCGAGGCGCTGGCGGAGTACTGGCACGCCCGGATCCGGGCCGAGCTCGGCTACGCCGGCGACGACGACAACGCCGACCTGCAGGCGATGATCCACAAGCTCGGCTACCGCGGCGCGCGGTTCTCCCTGGGGTACGGCGCGTGCCCCGACCTGGAGGACCGGGCCAAGATCGTGGAGCTGTTGCGGCCGGAGCGGATCGGCGTCACGTTGTCGGAGGAGTTCCAGCTGCACCCGGAGCAGTCGACCGACGCGATCGTCGTGCACCACCCCGAGGCGAAGTACTTCAACACCTGA